From Demequina capsici, one genomic window encodes:
- a CDS encoding type II 3-dehydroquinate dehydratase, translated as MTRVLIANGPNLGRLGSREPEKYGSTAYAELVTLAHEWGGELALDVDVRQTDDESELVAWMHAAVDEGVQVVLNPAAFTHYSYALRDACAMVTAAGLLLVEVHLTNPHAREDFRHTSVISGVATGTIAGFGVDSYRLALSAIATRLG; from the coding sequence ATGACGCGCGTCCTCATCGCCAACGGCCCCAACCTCGGACGGCTCGGCTCCCGGGAGCCCGAGAAGTACGGCAGCACCGCATACGCGGAGCTCGTGACCCTCGCGCACGAGTGGGGCGGCGAGCTCGCGCTGGACGTCGACGTGCGCCAGACCGATGACGAGTCCGAGCTGGTGGCCTGGATGCACGCCGCGGTCGACGAGGGCGTGCAGGTGGTGCTCAACCCAGCAGCGTTCACGCACTACTCGTACGCGCTGCGCGATGCGTGCGCGATGGTCACCGCAGCCGGCCTGCTGCTGGTCGAGGTGCACCTCACGAATCCGCATGCGCGAGAGGATTTCAGGCACACCTCGGTGATCTCAGGGGTGGCGACAGGCACCATCGCCGGGTTCGGCGTCGACTCCTACAGGCTGGCACTCAGCGCGATCGCCACGCGGCTGGGCTAG
- the efp gene encoding elongation factor P, translating to MATSNDIKNGSVLNLDGNLWAVIEFQHVKPGKGGAFVRTKMKNVLTGKVVDKTFNAGAKVEFETVDRRSMQYLYFDGTSYVFMDPDTFDQINVTAEVMGDATDYLLENETATIGSNNGNPIFLELPASVVLEVTYTEPGLQGDRSSGGTKPATLETGKEIQVPLFLEAGVKVKVNTGTGEYLGRVND from the coding sequence GTGGCGACCTCGAACGACATCAAGAACGGCTCCGTGCTCAACCTCGACGGCAACCTGTGGGCTGTCATCGAGTTCCAGCACGTCAAGCCGGGCAAGGGCGGCGCCTTCGTCCGGACCAAGATGAAGAACGTCCTCACCGGCAAGGTCGTCGACAAGACGTTCAACGCCGGAGCCAAGGTGGAGTTCGAGACGGTCGACCGCCGTTCCATGCAGTACCTCTACTTCGACGGCACGTCCTACGTGTTCATGGACCCCGACACCTTCGACCAGATCAACGTGACCGCAGAGGTCATGGGCGACGCGACCGACTACCTGCTGGAGAACGAGACCGCCACGATCGGCTCGAACAACGGCAACCCGATCTTCCTCGAGCTGCCTGCCTCGGTGGTGCTCGAGGTCACCTACACCGAGCCTGGCCTTCAGGGCGACCGTTCCTCGGGTGGCACCAAGCCCGCGACGCTCGAGACCGGCAAGGAGATCCAGGTGCCGCTCTTCCTCGAGGCCGGCGTCAAGGTCAAGGTCAACACCGGCACCGGCGAGTACCTGGGTCGCGTCAACGACTGA